A DNA window from Labrus mixtus chromosome 4, fLabMix1.1, whole genome shotgun sequence contains the following coding sequences:
- the slc17a8 gene encoding vesicular glutamate transporter 3, which produces MPFGLAGLREQVLKPGKEEVKNTVGDSMGKLQRKIDGSNVEAEDNIELTEDGRPVASTQHAPPLLDCSCGGLPKRYIIAILSGLGFCISFGIRCNLGVAIVEMVNNNTVYINGTPVLQKAQFNWDPETVGLIHGSFFWGYIVTQIPGGFISNKLSANRVFGAAIFLTSVLNMFIPSAARVHYGCVMFVRILQGLVEGVTYPACHGMWSKWAPPLERSRLATTSFCGSYAGAVIAMPLAGVLVQYVGWSSVFYIYGVFGIFWYILWLLLAYGSPAAHPTITQEERTYIETTIGETMRQLSVTEKFKTPWRRFFTSMPVYAIIVANFCRSWTFYLLLISQPAYFEEVFGFPISKVGLLSAVPHMVMTIVVPIGGQLADFLRTNKIMSTTNVRKLMNCGGFGMEATLLLVVGFSHTRGVAISFLVLAVGFSGFAISGFNVNHLDIAPRYASILMGISNGVGTLSGMVCPLIVGALTKNKTRLEWQHVFIIASMVHYTGVIFYAIFASGEQQEWADPESTSEDKRGIIDEDELAEESELNTDNVIAPKRSYGTTDNSSGRKQGWTKKRGATVQQQEEEEEGEHFRNGDFQDGYQ; this is translated from the exons GAAAATAGATGGTAGCAATGTAGAAGCCGAGGACAACATTGAACTGACGGAGGATGGGCGTCCGGTGGCGTCAACTCAACACGCTCCCCCGCTGCTGGACTGCAGCTGTGGAGGACTACCCAAACGCTACATCATCGCCATCCTCAGCGGGCTGGGCTTCTGCATCTCCTTCGGCATCCGCTGCAACCTCGGCGTGGCCATCGTGGAGATGGTGAACAACAACACAGTGTACATCAATGGAACTCCTGTGCTTCAG AAAGCTCAGTTTAACTGGGACCCAGAGACAGTGGGGCTGATCCACGGCTCCTTTTTCTGGGGATACATTGTCACTCAAATCCCCGGCGGTTTCATCTCCAACAAGCTGTCAGCCAACAG GGTATTTGGGGCGGCCATTTTCCTGACATCAGTGCTCAACATGTTCATTCCTTCAGCAGCCAGGGTGCACTACGGCTGCGTCATGTTTGTCCGCATCCTGCAGGGCCTTGTGGAG GGTGTCACCTACCCAGCATGCCATGGGATGTGGTCCAAATGGGCGCCACCGCTTGAACGGAGTCGACTGGCCACGACATCTTTCTGTG GTTCATACGCAGGAGCAGTGATCGCCATGCCGTTAGCTGGAGTGCTTGTTCAGTATGTTGGATGGTCTTCAGTCTTCTACATCTATG GTGTTTTCGGGATCTTTTGGTACATCCTGTGGCTCCTGCTGGCGTATGGAAGTCCTGCTGCACATCCCACCATCACTCAGGAGGAGAGGACGTACATTGAGACCACCATTGGTGAAACAATGCGCCAGTTGAGTGTGACCGAG AAATTCAAGACTCCATGGCGTCGTTTCTTCACCTCCATGCCCGTCTATGCAATCATTGTGGCCAACTTCTGCCGCAGCTGGACCTTCTACCTGCTCCTCATCAGCCAGCCGGCATACTTTGAGGAAGTGTTTGGCTTTCCTATCAGCAAG GTGGGGCTCCTGTCTGCTGTACCCCACATGGTGATGACTATTGTGGTTCCTATCGGAGGACAGCTGGCCGACTTCTTACGCACCAACAAAATCATGTCCACTACAAATGTGAGGAAACTTATGAACTGCGGAG GGTTTGGGATGGAGGCAACCCTGCTGCTGGTGGTTGGGTTTTCTCACACTCGGGGCGTGGCCATCTCCTTCCTGGTTCTGGCTGTAGGATTCAGTGGATTCGCCATTTCAG GTTTCAATGTCAATCATCTGGATATCGCTCCTCGTTACGCCAGCATCCTGATGGGAATCTCAAACGGAGTGGGAACGCTCTCTGGGATGGTGTGTCCGTTGATTGTTGGAGCCCTGACTAAAAACAAG ACGCGTCTAGAGTGGCAGCACGTCTTTATCATTGCGTCCATGGTGCATTACACGGGGGTCATCTTCTACGCCATCTTTGCCTCTGGAGAGCAGCAGGAGTGGGCCGATCCCGAGAGCACCAGCGAGGATAAACGCGGCATCATCGATGAGGACGAGCTGGCTGAAGAGTCAGAGCTGAACACTGACAACGTGATCGCTCCCAAGAGGAGCTATGGAACCACAGACAATTCATCCGGGCGCAAACAAGGCTGGACAAAGAAACGAGGGGCCAccgtgcagcagcaggaggaggaggaggagggggaacaTTTCAGGAACGGGGACTTCCAGGACGGATACCAGTGA